A genomic region of Leptolyngbya sp. NIES-2104 contains the following coding sequences:
- a CDS encoding twin-arginine translocase TatA/TatE family subunit: protein MFNLGWVEIGVICLVALLIFGPKKIPELGGTFGKTLRNFKEGMTEANEPDPTDDDRPS from the coding sequence ATGTTTAATTTAGGTTGGGTCGAAATCGGAGTCATTTGCCTAGTCGCCTTGCTGATTTTTGGACCTAAGAAAATTCCTGAACTGGGTGGAACATTCGGAAAAACCCTTCGCAACTTCAAAGAAGGCATGACCGAAGCCAACGAACCCGATCCAACCGACGACGATCGACCATCCTAA